In Alkalimarinus alittae, the DNA window CACCCGCCAGAGCAATAAAACCCACTGCGACCGCAATCGACATGTTGTAACCCAGTAGATACATCAACCATAAACCGCCGATAACGGCAAAAGGCAGTGTGCCCATAATAATCAGTACCTCAACCACATTTCTGAAGTTGATATATAGCAGCAACATGATGATCGCCAAGGTCAGCGGCACGACAACCGACAATCGTTCTTGTGCTCTAACCATGTATTCATATTGACCCGACCAAGCAATGGAATAACCGGCCGGTACATCAACTCGTTCAGTCACCACTTTTTGTGCTTCTTCAACATACGAGCCCAGATCACGGCCATCAATATCGACCAGTGTCCAGCCGTTAAGACGTGCGTTTTCACTTTTTATCGCTGGAGGACCGTTTGCCACATAAATATTGGCAACATCAGCCAAGGCGATACGCTCTTTTGTGGCAGTGACGATCGGTAGCAGCTTTAACTGCTCTTCAGAATCTCGATAAGATTGGGGGTACCGGATATTAACGGGGTAACGCTCTAGCCCCTCAACCGTTTCAGTCACATTCATTCCGCCGATAGCCGTGCGAACCACATTTTGAATATCAGCCACATTAAGACCAAACCGTGCAGCTCGCTCTCGGTCTATATCTACATTAACGTAGCGCCCGCCAGCAACCCGCTCAGAGTAAACCGATGCGGTCCCTTGAACCTCGGGCAATATGGATTCTAATTGCTTACCTATTTTCTCAATTTCAGCTAAATCGGGCCCCGAAACTTTAATTCCAACAGGGGTTTTAATACCGGTCGACAACATGTCGATACGGGTTTTAATGGGCATGACCCAAGCGTTGGTTAACCCGGGGAACTTAACTAAGCTATCTAGTTCTTGTTTCAGCGTTTCTATGGTCACGCCAGCACGCCATTGATCTTTCGGTTTAAACTGAATAACCGTTTCGATCATGGTTAATGGAGCGGGGTCTGTTGCCGTATCGGCTCGTCCAACTTTACCAAAAACCGTCTCGACTTCAGGTACTGTTTTAATTAGCTTGTCGGTTTGCTGAAGAATCTCTCTCGCCTTGCCCACCGACACACCGGCATACGTGGTCGGCATATACATCAGGTCACCCTCATCGAGAGGAGGCATAAATTCGCTACCAATCTTGGTCGCCGGCCACAAGCCCACCACCAATACAACCAACGACAGCAATAGAACCGATTTGGGAAATTTAAGTGTGGTGCGAATGACTGGGCGATACAGAGCAACCATTAAACGGTTGAGCGGATTTTTATGCTCAGGCGTGACGTTACCTCGAATAAAGTAGCCCATCAGAACCGGCACCAAGGTAATCGACAGCATGGCAGCGGCTGCCATGGCAAAGGTTTTAGTATAAGCCAACGGCGCAAACAACTTGCCTTCTTGGGCTTCTAGCGTAAACACCGGCAAGAAACTCAGCGTAATAATAATCAAAGAGAAAAACAGAGGTGGCCCCACTTCGCAGGAGGCCTGACTAATCACTCGCCAACGATTTTCATCAGTGAGTTTGGTTTTCTCCATGTGTTTGTGCACGTTTTCAATCATCACTATTGCGCCATCGACCATGGCACCGATGGCAATGGCAATGCCCCCCAGTGACATGATGTTGGCATTCATGCCTTGCTGATACATCACAATAAATGCCGCCAAGATCCCCATTGGCAGGCTGATAATAATCACTAAAGATGAACGAATATGGAAAAGAAATAAGGTACAGATAAGGGTAACGACGATGAACTCTTCAAGCAGTTTTTCATACAGATGTTCAACCGCTCGGCTAATTAAACTAGAACGGTCATAGGTGGGGATAATTTCAACGCCCTTAGGTAAGCCCACCTTTAATGTTTCTAATTTTGCTTTAACGCCATCTATCGTGGTTTGTGCATTTTCGCCAAAGCGCATCACCACAATGCCACCCACTACCTCGCCTTCGCCATTAAGTTCAGCGATACCTCGGCGCATTTGTGGCCCTAGCGTAATATCTGCGACATCGCGTAATAACAGTGGGACACCATTTTTGTTAACCCCCAATGGTACCTTTTCAAGGTCATCAATACTTTGCAGATAGCCTGATACGCGTACCATATACTCGGCTTCTGCCATTTCAACGACCGAGGCGCCTGTTTCCTGATTAGCCTGCTGAATAGCGGTACGAATTTGTGCCAACGGGATGCTATAGGCTCTTAAACGATTAGGGTCTACATCCACCTGGTATTGTTTAACCATGCCGCCTATCGTTGCCACTTCTGACACACCCGGTACGGTTTGCAACTCAAACTTTAGAAACCAATCTTGGATACTGCGTAACTGCGCTAAGTCATTGCGCCCGGTTCGGTCTACTAATGCATAGGAGTAAATCCAACCTACGCCCGTGGCATCGGGCCCCAATTGAGGCTTTGCAGCCGCAGGTAAATCACCTGCTACCTGATTGAGGTATTCCAACACCCTAGAGCGGGCCCAGTAAAGGTCTGTGCCATCTTCAAATATCACATAGACATACGAGTCACCGAAGAATGAATACCCTCTGACGGTCAATGCTCCGGGAACCGATAACATCGCCGTTGTCAGTGGGTACGTCACCTGATCTTCAACCACCTGCGGCGCTTGCCCTGGGTAGCTGGTTTTAATAATGACCTGCACATCAGACAAGTCGGGTAATGCGTCGATGGGGGTATTTAGAACGGCAAACAGCCCCGCTCCCAACAGAACAGCCGTTGCCAATATGACAAAAAATCGCTTGGCGATTGACCCTCTAATTACTGCAGTAATCATTATTAACTCCGAAGATAATTGAAGCGGAATAACCCCTGATTCCGCTTCGCTGCATCAAGGCTACAAAACCAGATAACCATTACTTAACGTCAATCTGCTTTATGACGTAGCTATTATCTTTATTGACCTGCAACTTAAACGTCACTTCCTGGCCTGGTTTTAAATCATTTAAATTAACGCCTTCCGCGGTTTTGAAGTTCATTCGCATCTTTGGCCATTCCATCTCTGCAATCGGCTCATGAACAATATTGACCATATGCTTTTCGGCCATCACTTTATTGATGCGGCCTGTGCCCATGACTTCTCGCATGCCTTGGCTTTTCATATGATCCTGTTTCATCATATGACCCTGCTCTTTCATATTGCTGTGACCATGTTCTGAATCTGCCAAGGTCACGGCAGGTAATAACATGGCACTCACGGCCAATGTTGAAATGACATTTCTTAATGCGTTTCTCGTGCTTATAACGTTCATCATATTCTCCTGACGTTTTTTATTGCGTTTTAACGGGTTTAATCGTGGTGATCAGGTAATCCCAATCGCCTTGTTTTTTAAGTTCAAACTCAATCAACTGTCCTGCCTCAAAGGCGTTTACGTCGATATCATCGGCCACTTCAAAGTCCATTCTCATGGTCGGCCAGTCCAATGCTTTGATCGGGTCATGGGTAATCGTTAGCATGGCCATATCAGCCATCACATCTTCTATCTTTCCAGTCGCTTTGAATAGATTTGAAGCGCTTTCTGACTGCTCATGTTGGATAATTTCACGCGATTCCATTCGTGCAATTTCGGCATCGATATTGGATTCAGAATCAATCAAAAACTGAGCAGAAGTCACCACGATATCGCCTTCTGATAGCCCTTTCATAATTTGAACGCGGCCATTTGACTCGATGCCGACGTCAACTAATACTGACTTAAACATGCCATCCCCTAAAGCAGTGACAACGCGGTTGTGCGTCCCGCCTTTAATCAAAGCCTCTCTTGGAATGCTCAGTGCCTCATCCGATACAGGGACGAATAGCGTTAACTCAGTGTACATATTGGGTTTAAGTGCTATCTCTGGGTTACTGACGCGAATACGGACTCGCAAGGTTCTGGTTTTGCTATCTAACACAGGATAAAGATAATCAACTTCACCACTCCACTGCTTTCCAGGCAAAGCCTCTGTTTTCATTTCAACCCGTTGTCCAGCTTTAACCCAGCTTGACTGCCGTTCAAAAACCTCAGCAATTACCCAAACAGAGTCCAGCGAGCCAATCGACATCACTTCGGTTGCTGGCTTAATAAACATGCCTTCTCGAACGTTCAAATCTTTAACAAACCCATCTCGGTCTGCGATAACCTTAATGCGCTGATCAACCACCTTTCTTTGCTCAAGACGCTGCACCTGGTGATTTGATAACCCTAACGAAAGCAAACGTGATCGCGACGCTTTTTTGAGTGTTTTATTACCGCTGCGTATCACCGCTAAATATTCTTCTTGTGCATTGACCAGTGCAGGTGAATACAGTTCATAGAGCGTCTGCCCTTTTGTCACCGCATCGCCAGAACTATTGACGTTTAAAACCTCTATCCAACCATCAACACGACTGTGAATATGTGAAAGTTTGTCTTCATCAAAATCGATATAGCCGACAGTGTTGATCGACAAATCCATAGACCCTTTTGTGACTTCTTCTGTGCGCACACCAAGATTGTTAATGACCATCGGAGATATTTTGACGGTGCCTTCATCGCCACCTTGGGCATCGTCTTCATAAACCGGCACCAGATCCATTCCCATCGGTGATTGTCCTGGTTTGTCACGTCGGTAGTTTTTATCCATCGGCGCGACCCAGTACAGCGGTTTTTTTTCAACTGTATCAGGTGCAGAAGCACTGGCAGAATGGTCAGTGTCACCTAAGATTGGCAACTGACTACTGCTCAGTACAAACTTTTGGAGGGCTACGCCACCTCCTAACGCAATGATCATTGCGAATAAAATACCCGTACGTTTCATTGTTTGGTTTCTCCTGCGAAAGTCCCAACAGAACCTAGCGTTAGCTCAGGGGTTTCGGTTAAAAAATAAAACTGTAAATCTGAAATTAATTGCAGTCTTGTGAGCACTAAACGCTCGTAATCAAGTCGATCTCGCTGCTCACTAATATAGGCGCGCATCACTTCAGCAAAATCCGCTGCATCGGCCTGATAAGCATTGAGTGATGACTCTGCTTGAAGTCTCGCTTTACCCAGAATCTGCTCATTAAATAGCGCCATTTGTTCTTCCACTTGCCCTAAGCGACTAATGATCGTTTGGACTTCACCCACCATTTCAGTCAGTTTGTCTTGATAAGCATTTTGCTGGGCTTCTTTACGAAATACCGCCCCTTGTACCGATTTATCCTGACGACTATGGGTAAACAGCGGCATCGACACATTAACCATGGCACTCACAAAGTCTGAGCGATCAGAGCCATCATTATTTTGACCGTCTCGATAGCCATAGTTCAATTCTACGCCCCATGCCGGTTGATATTGTTGCTTTGATAGCTGAATGTCACTATCCGCCATATCCACCTGACGCTGAAGGCTCAATAACATGGGGTGAGTTTGAAGTTGCTCTAATAATCGTTGTCTGTTTTCAACACCATATTGTTGGGCATTGCTATACGCCAAAGGATTCGCTATTTCGGTAGGTAGATGTATGTTTGGAAAGTGCTCTGGCCACGTCTCGACGGTTGCTGCATGGCCAATCCATCGAGATAATTGCACACGCTGTATCTCGCTCTGGCGATCTGCTTTGATGATTTTTTCTCTCAATCGACTCAATTCTAGCTCGGCTCTTAGCACGTCTTTTTGCTGCACGCTGCCAACACTATACAGAGAGTTCGTCACCTCTAGTAATTGAGTAAAAAGCGCTTCATCCTCTTCAATGATGTTCTTGGCACGCTCCCAATACAGCACTTCAAGCCATAGATTTCTGGCCTTTCGTGTCACGGTTAAATAGCGTGTTTTTGCCACACGTTCTAAAGAAGATGCCTGAGCATTAAGCTTGAGT includes these proteins:
- a CDS encoding copper-binding protein — protein: MMNVISTRNALRNVISTLAVSAMLLPAVTLADSEHGHSNMKEQGHMMKQDHMKSQGMREVMGTGRINKVMAEKHMVNIVHEPIAEMEWPKMRMNFKTAEGVNLNDLKPGQEVTFKLQVNKDNSYVIKQIDVK
- a CDS encoding efflux RND transporter permease subunit, which codes for MITAVIRGSIAKRFFVILATAVLLGAGLFAVLNTPIDALPDLSDVQVIIKTSYPGQAPQVVEDQVTYPLTTAMLSVPGALTVRGYSFFGDSYVYVIFEDGTDLYWARSRVLEYLNQVAGDLPAAAKPQLGPDATGVGWIYSYALVDRTGRNDLAQLRSIQDWFLKFELQTVPGVSEVATIGGMVKQYQVDVDPNRLRAYSIPLAQIRTAIQQANQETGASVVEMAEAEYMVRVSGYLQSIDDLEKVPLGVNKNGVPLLLRDVADITLGPQMRRGIAELNGEGEVVGGIVVMRFGENAQTTIDGVKAKLETLKVGLPKGVEIIPTYDRSSLISRAVEHLYEKLLEEFIVVTLICTLFLFHIRSSLVIIISLPMGILAAFIVMYQQGMNANIMSLGGIAIAIGAMVDGAIVMIENVHKHMEKTKLTDENRWRVISQASCEVGPPLFFSLIIITLSFLPVFTLEAQEGKLFAPLAYTKTFAMAAAAMLSITLVPVLMGYFIRGNVTPEHKNPLNRLMVALYRPVIRTTLKFPKSVLLLSLVVLVVGLWPATKIGSEFMPPLDEGDLMYMPTTYAGVSVGKAREILQQTDKLIKTVPEVETVFGKVGRADTATDPAPLTMIETVIQFKPKDQWRAGVTIETLKQELDSLVKFPGLTNAWVMPIKTRIDMLSTGIKTPVGIKVSGPDLAEIEKIGKQLESILPEVQGTASVYSERVAGGRYVNVDIDRERAARFGLNVADIQNVVRTAIGGMNVTETVEGLERYPVNIRYPQSYRDSEEQLKLLPIVTATKERIALADVANIYVANGPPAIKSENARLNGWTLVDIDGRDLGSYVEEAQKVVTERVDVPAGYSIAWSGQYEYMVRAQERLSVVVPLTLAIIMLLLYINFRNVVEVLIIMGTLPFAVIGGLWLMYLLGYNMSIAVAVGFIALAGVAVEIGVLMLVYLNQSYERIRHDVAKEGRPLTKADVRQAVLEGAGLRVRPIMMTVFAIVIGLVPIMMGSGTGSEVMQRIAGPMIGGMISTVLLTLLVIPAIYTLWKSPGK
- a CDS encoding efflux RND transporter periplasmic adaptor subunit, producing MKRTGILFAMIIALGGGVALQKFVLSSSQLPILGDTDHSASASAPDTVEKKPLYWVAPMDKNYRRDKPGQSPMGMDLVPVYEDDAQGGDEGTVKISPMVINNLGVRTEEVTKGSMDLSINTVGYIDFDEDKLSHIHSRVDGWIEVLNVNSSGDAVTKGQTLYELYSPALVNAQEEYLAVIRSGNKTLKKASRSRLLSLGLSNHQVQRLEQRKVVDQRIKVIADRDGFVKDLNVREGMFIKPATEVMSIGSLDSVWVIAEVFERQSSWVKAGQRVEMKTEALPGKQWSGEVDYLYPVLDSKTRTLRVRIRVSNPEIALKPNMYTELTLFVPVSDEALSIPREALIKGGTHNRVVTALGDGMFKSVLVDVGIESNGRVQIMKGLSEGDIVVTSAQFLIDSESNIDAEIARMESREIIQHEQSESASNLFKATGKIEDVMADMAMLTITHDPIKALDWPTMRMDFEVADDIDVNAFEAGQLIEFELKKQGDWDYLITTIKPVKTQ
- a CDS encoding TolC family protein, which encodes MNISMAMLVIGIGFAPLSHAILTIDEAQKRAIASDLGITQTLNQSHSSKVEALSQSQLPDPVLVVGAQNLPTDTFKFDQEPMTQFKVGIRQMFPQGDTLSLKELKLNAQASSLERVAKTRYLTVTRKARNLWLEVLYWERAKNIIEEDEALFTQLLEVTNSLYSVGSVQQKDVLRAELELSRLREKIIKADRQSEIQRVQLSRWIGHAATVETWPEHFPNIHLPTEIANPLAYSNAQQYGVENRQRLLEQLQTHPMLLSLQRQVDMADSDIQLSKQQYQPAWGVELNYGYRDGQNNDGSDRSDFVSAMVNVSMPLFTHSRQDKSVQGAVFRKEAQQNAYQDKLTEMVGEVQTIISRLGQVEEQMALFNEQILGKARLQAESSLNAYQADAADFAEVMRAYISEQRDRLDYERLVLTRLQLISDLQFYFLTETPELTLGSVGTFAGETKQ